A window of the Mucilaginibacter sp. cycad4 genome harbors these coding sequences:
- a CDS encoding methyltransferase has product MFRFKQFSVDQTGCAMKINTDGVLLGAMAGEGTSSNILDIGTGTGVIALMLAQRFINAKIDAVEIDEQAAATAKSNFTNSPFENRLTLFSTGFEQFFESHPEKKYDLVISNPPFYINSLQSPGAKINLAKHAAEGFFERLISTLAARLTEQGTGWLILPVDTAELVKDLVKQYGLHLKKITTIHSFKDDAAHREMLAFGRSNEPLIADKFVIYDKPKVYTEMYRGILQDFLTIF; this is encoded by the coding sequence ATGTTCCGTTTCAAACAATTCAGCGTTGACCAAACCGGTTGTGCCATGAAAATCAATACTGATGGGGTATTGCTCGGCGCCATGGCCGGCGAAGGTACGTCTTCAAATATCCTGGATATTGGCACCGGAACAGGTGTAATTGCCTTAATGCTTGCACAACGGTTTATAAACGCGAAAATAGACGCGGTTGAAATCGATGAACAAGCCGCTGCTACCGCGAAAAGCAATTTCACCAATTCACCATTTGAAAATAGGTTAACACTTTTCTCTACAGGGTTTGAACAGTTTTTTGAAAGCCATCCTGAAAAAAAATATGACCTCGTAATATCCAATCCGCCATTTTATATTAATTCTCTGCAATCGCCGGGGGCGAAGATCAATTTGGCAAAACACGCTGCTGAGGGTTTTTTTGAACGATTGATATCAACGCTTGCAGCGCGGCTTACAGAACAAGGGACCGGTTGGTTGATATTGCCGGTGGATACAGCAGAGTTAGTTAAAGACCTGGTTAAGCAGTATGGACTTCATCTAAAAAAGATAACCACTATACATTCTTTTAAGGATGATGCAGCACATAGGGAAATGCTTGCTTTTGGAAGGAGCAATGAACCACTAATTGCCGATAAGTTTGTTATTTACGATAAACCAAAAGTATACACGGAAATGTACCGTGGGATACTGCAGGATTTTTTGACGATATTTTAA
- a CDS encoding metallophosphoesterase family protein, with product MTRIGLISDTHSYLDDAVFKHFENCDEIWHAGDFGTIGLADKLAAFKPLKGVYGNIDDKDVRIVYPEHLRFKCEDVDVWMTHIGGYPGRYSQNIKAEIYSNPPKLFITGHSHILKVMLDKKINCLHMNPGAAGKQGWHKVRTLLRFSIDGDKIQDLQVIELAG from the coding sequence ATGACCCGCATAGGCCTTATTTCCGACACCCACAGCTATCTTGACGATGCCGTTTTTAAACATTTTGAAAATTGCGACGAGATCTGGCATGCCGGCGATTTCGGCACTATTGGGTTAGCCGACAAACTCGCCGCTTTTAAACCCTTAAAAGGCGTATACGGCAATATTGATGATAAAGACGTAAGGATAGTTTATCCCGAACACCTGCGCTTTAAATGCGAGGATGTTGACGTGTGGATGACCCATATCGGCGGATATCCCGGAAGGTACAGCCAAAATATAAAAGCCGAGATTTATAGCAATCCGCCGAAGCTGTTTATCACAGGGCATTCGCACATATTAAAAGTGATGCTTGATAAAAAGATCAATTGCCTGCACATGAACCCCGGCGCGGCTGGCAAGCAGGGATGGCATAAAGTACGTACGCTGTTAAGGTTCAGTATTGATGGGGATAAGATTCAGGATCTTCAGGTGATTGAGCTTGCGGGTTAA
- the rnhA gene encoding ribonuclease HI, whose product MIEIFTDGASSGNPGPGGYGVILRSGQHYKELSEGFRKTTNNRMELMAVIKGLEALKAPNQDVMIFSDSKYVIDAIEKRWVNGWVAKGFAGKKNKDLWMRYLEVSKLHKIKFTWVRGHNGHPENERCDQLAVAAGKRPPLLIDSVFEAENAKAGMM is encoded by the coding sequence ATGATTGAGATTTTTACAGACGGGGCTTCAAGCGGTAATCCGGGGCCGGGTGGTTATGGGGTGATATTGCGTTCGGGACAGCATTACAAAGAGTTATCTGAAGGGTTTCGCAAAACTACTAACAACCGCATGGAACTAATGGCCGTTATTAAAGGCCTGGAAGCTCTTAAAGCGCCCAATCAGGATGTAATGATCTTCTCCGATTCCAAATACGTTATTGATGCTATCGAAAAACGCTGGGTTAACGGCTGGGTAGCAAAAGGCTTTGCGGGCAAAAAAAACAAAGACTTGTGGATGCGTTATTTAGAGGTCAGCAAGCTTCATAAAATTAAATTCACCTGGGTACGCGGCCATAACGGGCACCCCGAAAATGAGCGTTGCGATCAGTTGGCAGTGGCAGCGGGCAAGCGCCCTCCCCTGCTTATTGACTCGGTTTTTGAGGCAGAGAATGCGAAGGCCGGGATGATGTGA
- a CDS encoding cation-translocating P-type ATPase — translation MAEQLIELNVTGMHCNNCAMSVHKFLEKKGLHNILVDFASEEVKFSTNDEARLPEVIKGIENLGFKVIDDINTHSVPFYERVENKFIFCAIFTAPLLLHMVLPWHFLHQPVIQLLLCLPVFIVGCLHFGKSAISSLKSGVPNMDVLIFVGSTSAFIYSLIGTIQNLGPQYQFYETCATIITLVLLGNVFEKRSVSQTTSAVKDLIKFQEVNANRLVNGSIEIINAKDVRPGDTLLVNQGDKVPVDGEILSGQASVDEAMLTGESIPVEKQKYDKVIGGTILINGNVHMLATRVGSNTILAQIIDLMKKAQAAKPPVQKLGDKVAAVFVPAVILIALITFVLTYFVGGSGLQHAIMNAIAVLVISCPCAMGLATPTAVMVGLGRAARNGILVKGGDTIEAVTNTKYVVFDKTGTLTTGKFTVNEIRIEDGTDIEHVRGMITAIEERSNHPIAKSLVNGLKGLPQQKLILKSVKEEKGLGMRAEDIQGNNYFLGTAKTNHEANFNIVLYKNQVLMAQIAVDDQVKPEAATLISQLKKMGIIPVLLSGDKKDRCLSVANQLGITEVHAERLPEDKLKAIDIYKQKGKTIMIGDGINDAPALTHADVGVSMNDASQVAIQSASVVLLNTDLHSVTKFLQISRHTLLTIKQNLFWAFAYNIIAIPVAAMGFLNPMVGALTMAFSDVVVIGNSLRLKIKKVGPPTP, via the coding sequence ATGGCTGAGCAATTAATTGAACTGAATGTAACTGGCATGCATTGTAATAATTGCGCCATGTCTGTCCATAAATTCCTCGAAAAAAAGGGTTTACATAATATCCTGGTTGACTTCGCGAGCGAAGAGGTAAAATTTTCAACCAATGACGAAGCCAGGCTCCCCGAAGTGATCAAAGGCATAGAAAACTTGGGGTTTAAAGTTATTGATGACATCAATACCCACTCGGTGCCGTTTTATGAACGGGTAGAAAACAAATTTATCTTCTGCGCCATCTTTACCGCTCCGCTTTTACTGCACATGGTACTGCCCTGGCATTTCCTGCATCAGCCCGTAATTCAGTTGCTGCTATGCCTGCCGGTTTTTATTGTTGGTTGTTTACATTTTGGCAAAAGTGCCATCAGCTCGCTTAAAAGCGGTGTCCCCAATATGGATGTGCTTATTTTTGTGGGTTCAACCTCGGCATTTATATATAGCCTTATTGGCACCATCCAAAACCTTGGTCCGCAGTACCAATTTTACGAAACCTGCGCCACTATAATTACCCTGGTATTGCTTGGCAATGTGTTTGAAAAACGTTCGGTAAGCCAAACCACCTCCGCGGTAAAAGACCTGATCAAATTTCAGGAGGTGAATGCTAATCGCCTGGTAAATGGCAGTATCGAAATAATTAATGCCAAAGATGTACGCCCCGGCGATACGCTGCTGGTTAACCAGGGTGATAAAGTGCCGGTTGACGGCGAGATCCTTTCTGGCCAGGCATCCGTTGACGAGGCTATGCTTACCGGCGAAAGTATCCCGGTTGAAAAGCAGAAATATGATAAAGTTATTGGTGGCACTATACTAATTAACGGCAACGTTCATATGCTGGCAACCCGTGTTGGCTCAAATACCATCCTTGCTCAAATCATCGATTTAATGAAGAAAGCTCAGGCAGCTAAGCCGCCCGTACAAAAACTGGGCGATAAGGTTGCAGCTGTATTTGTACCGGCGGTAATACTGATAGCACTTATTACTTTTGTACTTACCTATTTTGTTGGCGGTTCGGGTTTGCAACATGCTATCATGAATGCCATTGCGGTACTGGTTATCTCCTGTCCCTGCGCTATGGGATTAGCCACCCCTACTGCTGTTATGGTTGGGTTGGGCAGGGCAGCCAGGAACGGTATCCTGGTAAAAGGAGGAGATACGATAGAAGCTGTTACCAATACCAAATATGTAGTGTTTGATAAAACAGGTACCCTTACAACCGGCAAGTTTACCGTTAATGAGATTAGGATTGAGGACGGTACCGATATAGAGCACGTCAGGGGCATGATCACTGCTATTGAGGAGCGATCTAATCATCCTATAGCCAAATCGCTTGTAAACGGTTTAAAAGGATTACCTCAGCAAAAGCTCATTTTAAAATCGGTTAAAGAGGAAAAAGGCCTGGGCATGCGGGCCGAAGATATCCAAGGCAATAATTACTTTTTGGGTACAGCCAAAACAAACCACGAGGCCAATTTCAACATTGTACTTTATAAAAACCAGGTACTGATGGCACAGATAGCCGTTGATGACCAGGTAAAACCCGAAGCAGCCACACTTATAAGCCAGCTTAAAAAAATGGGCATTATCCCGGTACTGTTAAGCGGTGATAAAAAAGACCGCTGCCTTAGTGTAGCCAATCAATTAGGCATTACTGAAGTACACGCAGAACGGCTTCCTGAAGATAAACTGAAGGCAATTGACATCTATAAACAAAAAGGCAAAACCATTATGATAGGCGATGGCATTAACGATGCCCCTGCCCTAACCCATGCCGATGTTGGCGTGTCTATGAATGATGCCAGCCAGGTTGCTATCCAGTCGGCCAGTGTGGTGCTGCTTAATACCGATCTGCACTCAGTGACCAAGTTTTTACAGATCAGCAGGCATACGCTGCTTACCATAAAACAAAACCTTTTCTGGGCCTTTGCTTACAACATTATTGCCATCCCGGTAGCTGCTATGGGCTTCCTTAACCCAATGGTTGGCGCGCTTACCATGGCATTTTCGGATGTGGTAGTGATCGGTAATTCGTTGAGATTGAAGATTAAGAAAGTTGGCCCCCCAACCCCCTAA